One bacterium genomic region harbors:
- a CDS encoding NAD(P)/FAD-dependent oxidoreductase, whose protein sequence is MKKVYDVAVVGGGPIGSYTAYQLAGRGFKVCVLDEKKIISEGVICSGIISKEAFRRFDLPRASILTDIDSFRVVSPGGQTLEYRHQSPFAHIVDREKFNEDIMEKAREKSAQIYLDHRVDRIDKTGDFYMISHNGAVLQSKAVILATGIKYDLHAASGLGKPSKFLYGSQTEIPLSMPISTIEVHLGQSFAPGSFGWIAPLHKDTSRVGVIAEEKGKHLLMRMLRERINYPASKIKINMIKSKPIVFGPIKPSVNGMLLAVGEAAGQVKTTTGGGIFFGLLCSEIAVDKLTATLKGKYVLNEYETAWRQALHAELEIGMELRKIAGILGDKQVENLLSFIKKNPVLIKWIIPHIKYDFHSNFLLDCLKGFQSLLGSWQPKAFRNDDVTLLHVNSCLNSRPFAEKNLEPAFIPSGSWRNPLI, encoded by the coding sequence ATGAAAAAAGTGTATGACGTGGCGGTTGTCGGCGGCGGACCCATCGGTTCTTATACAGCATACCAATTGGCCGGAAGAGGCTTTAAAGTCTGCGTGTTAGATGAGAAAAAAATTATCAGCGAAGGGGTTATTTGTTCGGGAATAATAAGCAAAGAGGCATTCAGGCGTTTCGATTTACCCCGCGCATCCATATTGACGGACATTGACTCTTTCCGGGTTGTATCCCCCGGGGGTCAAACTCTGGAATATAGGCATCAGAGTCCTTTTGCCCATATTGTTGATCGCGAAAAATTCAACGAGGATATCATGGAAAAAGCCAGGGAAAAAAGCGCGCAGATATACCTTGATCATCGGGTGGACAGAATCGACAAAACCGGCGATTTTTATATGATATCTCATAATGGTGCCGTGCTACAAAGCAAGGCGGTGATCCTGGCAACCGGTATCAAGTATGATTTGCATGCAGCATCGGGTCTGGGCAAGCCGTCCAAATTTCTCTACGGTTCGCAGACCGAAATCCCTTTGTCAATGCCGATTTCGACGATTGAAGTCCATCTCGGTCAAAGTTTTGCGCCGGGATCTTTTGGCTGGATCGCGCCGTTACACAAAGATACGTCGCGGGTTGGCGTTATCGCTGAGGAAAAAGGTAAACATTTATTAATGCGCATGCTCAGGGAAAGAATCAATTATCCCGCTAGTAAAATAAAGATAAACATGATAAAATCAAAACCTATTGTCTTTGGTCCGATCAAGCCCAGCGTTAACGGCATGCTTTTAGCGGTTGGCGAGGCTGCCGGGCAAGTAAAAACAACGACCGGCGGAGGAATATTTTTCGGATTACTGTGTTCAGAAATTGCGGTTGATAAATTGACCGCGACATTAAAAGGTAAATATGTATTAAATGAATACGAAACTGCCTGGCGGCAGGCTCTGCATGCAGAACTCGAAATCGGGATGGAGTTGAGAAAAATTGCCGGCATCCTGGGTGACAAACAAGTGGAAAATTTGCTTAGTTTTATCAAAAAGAACCCGGTATTAATTAAGTGGATAATACCGCACATTAAGTATGATTTTCATTCAAACTTCCTGCTGGATTGCCTGAAAGGATTTCAATCATTGCTGGGTTCCTGGCAACCAAAAGCTTTCAGGAATGATGATGTGACCCTTCTACATGTGAATAGTTGTTTAAACTCGAGACCTTTTGCCGAAAAGAACCTTGAACCGGCATTCATACCCTCAGGTTCATGGAGAAATCCTTTAATCTGA
- a CDS encoding response regulator transcription factor has protein sequence MYNLVVADDHTLVRQGLRRIIEEGGAYKVVGETGDGAGIIPLIRRLIPDMIILDISLPNLRGIEAIRKIIKINKKIKILILTMHKNEEYVYESLTNGAHGYLLKEDADSELIKAISMIQSDKLYISSSFSSDIIKGLVQRKNHKSVKSQFRILSVREREVLKLLAEGNSSKKIAGQLSISTRTVEHHRLNIMKKLKISNIASLVQYAIKAGLVDLA, from the coding sequence ATGTATAATTTAGTGGTTGCCGATGATCATACGCTGGTCCGGCAGGGTCTGCGCAGGATCATTGAAGAGGGCGGCGCATACAAAGTTGTCGGTGAGACCGGGGATGGCGCCGGGATTATTCCCTTGATTCGCCGACTTATCCCCGATATGATCATTCTTGATATTTCACTGCCCAATCTCAGAGGGATTGAAGCAATCCGCAAGATCATCAAAATCAACAAAAAGATCAAAATCCTGATTCTAACCATGCATAAAAACGAAGAATATGTGTACGAGAGTTTGACCAACGGCGCCCATGGTTATCTGCTGAAAGAGGATGCGGACAGTGAATTGATCAAGGCAATCAGCATGATTCAGTCGGATAAGTTATATATATCTTCATCCTTCAGCAGCGACATCATCAAAGGTTTGGTTCAGAGAAAAAACCATAAAAGCGTCAAGTCACAGTTCAGGATCCTTTCCGTACGTGAAAGAGAAGTCCTCAAGTTGCTTGCTGAAGGAAATTCCAGCAAGAAGATAGCAGGTCAATTGAGTATTAGCACCAGGACGGTTGAACATCACCGCCTGAATATCATGAAAAAACTAAAAATCTCGAATATCGCGAGCTT